One window of the Sebastes umbrosus isolate fSebUmb1 chromosome 1, fSebUmb1.pri, whole genome shotgun sequence genome contains the following:
- the tmem74b gene encoding transmembrane protein 74B, translating into MESSFNAVELRELRGGGGRRGVSPTPASVCCAARGFENASYQQDEEHEQRQQGATVPAGCPPSTSGNAKAEQQQHQELSPQSYDEEEGGGGQEDGQDFTEFNPADDHSADYGFIFALVFLVSGIVLVVIAYTIPREAKVDPDSVSARQMEKLEMYYAQLGSHLDKCIIAGLGLLTLGGMFLSVLLMVSICRGEMYRRRAAFVRPKRTYGSINLRMKQLATGEAGGGGGEAGDGGEEFLVEHAETTRSNIQPGPSRDSKSEPGPSRNPPPPPAAAASSSSSSHGVN; encoded by the exons ATGGAGTCCTCTTTCAACGCCGTAGAGCTCCGGGAGCTGCGGGGCGGAGGAGGCCGGCGAGGCGTGTCTCCGACGCCGGCCTCAGTGTGCTGCGCCGCCCGGGGCTTTGAGAACGCCTCCTACCAGCAGGACGAGGAGCATGAGCAacgccagcagggggcgactgtGCCGGCCGGTTGTCCACCCTCAACTTCAGGCAACGCCAAG gcGGAGCAGCAACAGCATCAGGAGCTCTCTCCGCAGTCCTAcgatgaggaggaaggaggcggCGGTCAGGAGGATGGCCAGGACTTCACCGAGTTCAACCCCGCCGACGACCACTCCGCCGACTACGGCTTCATCTTTGCCCTGGTGTTCCTGGTGAGCGGGATCGTCCTGGTGGTCATCGCCTACACCATCCCCCGGGAGGCCAAAGTGGACCCGGACTCCGTGTCGGCCCGCCAGATGGAGAAGCTGGAGATGTACTACGCCCAGCTGGGCTCCCACTTGGACAAGTGCATCATCGCGGGCCTGGGCTTGCTGACGCTGGGGGGGATGTTCCTGTCCGTGCTGCTCATGGTGTCCATCTGCCGGGGCGAGATGTACCGACGCAGGGCGGCGTTTGTCCGACCCAAGAGGACTTACGGCTCCATCAACCTGAGGATGAAGCAGCTGGCCACCGGAGAGgcgggaggaggaggcggcgagGCCGGGGACGGAGGCGAGGAGTTCTTGGTGGAACATGCAGAGACGACGAGGAGTAACATACAGCCGGGTCCGAGCCGGGACTCCAAATCAGAACCAGGACCGAGCAggaatcctcctcctcctcctgctgctgctgcttcgtcctcctcttcctcacatgGAGTCAACTAA